In Shouchella patagoniensis, the following are encoded in one genomic region:
- a CDS encoding DUF6501 family protein: protein MIHQTWTDAPTIRTLTCVHTDAKKYVVNEVLTVGKQYPLKNETDEFYFVIDNTGKIGGFYKEYFEG, encoded by the coding sequence ATGATCCATCAAACATGGACAGATGCGCCAACAATTCGAACATTGACATGCGTGCATACGGATGCTAAAAAATATGTGGTTAATGAGGTATTAACTGTTGGTAAACAATACCCACTTAAAAATGAAACAGACGAATTTTACTTTGTTATCGATAATACCGGCAAGATTGGCGGTTTTTACAAAGAGTACTTCGAAGGATAG
- the odhB gene encoding 2-oxoglutarate dehydrogenase complex dihydrolipoyllysine-residue succinyltransferase — MTEIKVPELGESITEGTISQWLKEVGDYVEQGDFIAELETDKVNAEIPVETSGVIKEFKREPGDTVEIGEVIAIIDESGTAGGESSSSESKSEEKKEEPKEEKKPEKEEVRSEEEESTSNNRPLASPAARKLAREKGISLDSITPTDPTGKIRRQDIEAHTQKPKKEEAPKQSKQPETNNTGEVGKPVEREKMSRRRQTIAKRLVEVQQTSAMLTTFNEVDMTAVMDLRKRRKDAFLDKNGVKLGFMSFFTKAVVGALKEFPLLNAEIQGDELLIKKFYDIGIAVSTDTGLVVPVLRDADRLGFAGIEKGIGELGKKARDNKLQLGDMQGGTFTITNGGVFGSLWSTPILNAPQVGILGMHKIQMRPVAIDNERFENRPMMYLALSYDHRIVDGKEAVSFLVKVKELIEDPEQLLLEG, encoded by the coding sequence GTGACTGAAATTAAAGTACCAGAACTAGGAGAATCGATTACAGAAGGAACGATCTCACAGTGGCTTAAAGAAGTAGGCGACTATGTTGAACAAGGCGATTTTATCGCAGAACTTGAGACAGATAAAGTAAATGCAGAAATACCTGTTGAAACATCTGGTGTTATTAAGGAATTCAAACGTGAGCCAGGTGATACGGTTGAAATTGGCGAGGTAATCGCTATTATTGATGAAAGTGGTACTGCAGGTGGAGAGTCATCTTCTTCCGAAAGCAAATCCGAAGAGAAAAAAGAAGAGCCTAAAGAAGAAAAGAAACCTGAAAAAGAAGAAGTGAGAAGTGAGGAAGAAGAATCTACAAGCAACAATCGCCCACTTGCATCTCCTGCGGCTCGTAAATTAGCTCGTGAAAAAGGGATTTCGCTTGATTCAATTACACCAACAGATCCGACAGGTAAAATTCGCCGTCAAGACATAGAGGCACATACTCAAAAACCGAAAAAAGAAGAAGCTCCTAAACAAAGCAAACAACCAGAAACGAATAATACTGGGGAAGTTGGTAAGCCAGTAGAGCGGGAGAAAATGTCGCGTCGCAGACAAACGATCGCTAAACGTCTAGTTGAAGTTCAACAAACATCAGCGATGCTAACAACGTTTAATGAAGTTGATATGACTGCTGTTATGGATTTGCGTAAGCGTCGCAAAGATGCATTTTTAGATAAAAACGGTGTGAAATTAGGGTTTATGTCTTTCTTTACGAAAGCAGTTGTTGGTGCCCTTAAAGAATTCCCATTATTAAACGCGGAAATTCAAGGTGATGAGCTATTAATTAAGAAATTTTATGATATTGGAATCGCTGTATCAACAGATACAGGCCTTGTCGTGCCAGTCTTACGTGACGCAGACCGTCTAGGTTTTGCAGGTATTGAAAAAGGCATTGGTGAACTCGGTAAAAAAGCACGAGATAATAAATTACAACTTGGAGATATGCAAGGAGGAACGTTTACCATTACAAATGGTGGAGTGTTTGGTTCCCTTTGGTCAACGCCGATTTTAAATGCGCCTCAAGTAGGTATTTTAGGTATGCACAAGATTCAAATGCGTCCAGTAGCGATTGATAATGAACGTTTTGAAAATCGTCCAATGATGTATTTAGCATTATCATATGATCACCGTATTGTTGATGGTAAAGAAGCAGTAAGTTTCCTTGTAAAAGTAAAAGAATTAATTGAGGATCCAGAACAGCTGTTACTTGAAGGTTAA
- a CDS encoding ABC-F family ATP-binding cassette domain-containing protein produces MITVSNVGLQFGGRKLFEDVNIQFNPGNCYGLIGANGAGKSTFLKILSGEIDSQMGHVSMKPGSRMTVLKQNHFEYENEQVLSTVIMGHARLFEVMKEKDAIYMKEDFSDEDGMRAAELEGEFAELNGWEAESEAAVLLKGLGIGEDKHEKTLSELAESDKVKVLLAQALFGKPDVLLLDEPTNGLDLKAIQWLEDFLINFENTVIVVSHDRHFLNNVCTHIADLDFGKIELFVGNYDFWYESSQLALKLAQDQNKKKEEKIKELEGFVARFSANASKSKQATSRKKQLEKITLEDIKPSSRKYPYIHFTPEREIGNDLLVVEELSKTIDGVQVLNNVSFRMNKDDKIALVGANDVAKTTLFKILTGEMEPDSGTYKWGITTAQSYFPKDNSEFFEGNELNLVDWLRQFSPEDDSETFLRGFLGRMLFSGEEVLKQANVLSGGEKVRCMLSKMMLSGANVLLLDEPTNHLDLESITALNNGLINFKGSMIFSSHDQQFIRTIANRVIELTSDGIIDKDSYEEYLKVAK; encoded by the coding sequence GGAGAAATAGATTCACAAATGGGCCATGTCTCCATGAAGCCTGGTTCTCGTATGACTGTCTTAAAACAGAATCACTTTGAATATGAAAACGAGCAAGTGCTTTCTACAGTTATTATGGGTCACGCGCGTCTATTTGAAGTAATGAAAGAGAAAGACGCCATTTATATGAAAGAAGATTTCTCTGATGAAGACGGCATGCGTGCTGCTGAATTAGAAGGAGAATTTGCTGAATTAAATGGTTGGGAAGCTGAATCGGAAGCAGCCGTTCTTTTAAAAGGACTTGGTATTGGTGAAGATAAGCATGAAAAAACATTATCTGAACTCGCAGAGTCTGATAAAGTTAAAGTACTTTTAGCTCAAGCTCTCTTTGGAAAACCTGATGTATTACTTCTTGATGAGCCTACAAATGGATTAGATTTAAAAGCAATCCAATGGCTTGAAGATTTCTTGATTAACTTTGAGAACACGGTTATTGTTGTATCCCATGACCGTCATTTCTTAAATAATGTATGTACGCATATTGCTGACCTTGACTTTGGAAAAATTGAGTTGTTTGTAGGAAACTATGATTTCTGGTATGAATCCAGTCAACTAGCTTTAAAGTTAGCGCAAGATCAGAACAAGAAGAAAGAAGAAAAAATTAAAGAATTGGAAGGCTTTGTCGCAAGGTTTAGCGCAAATGCCTCTAAATCAAAGCAAGCAACGTCTCGTAAGAAACAGTTAGAAAAGATTACACTTGAAGATATCAAACCATCTTCACGTAAGTATCCATACATCCATTTCACGCCAGAACGCGAAATTGGTAATGATTTGCTTGTTGTGGAAGAGCTTAGTAAGACAATTGATGGTGTGCAAGTGTTAAACAACGTTTCATTCCGTATGAATAAGGATGATAAAATTGCTCTTGTAGGTGCAAATGACGTTGCTAAAACAACTTTATTTAAAATTTTAACAGGTGAAATGGAACCAGATAGTGGTACCTATAAATGGGGTATTACCACCGCTCAATCTTATTTTCCTAAAGATAACTCGGAGTTCTTTGAAGGAAACGAATTAAACTTAGTGGATTGGCTGCGTCAATTTTCTCCTGAAGATGATAGTGAGACGTTCTTACGCGGGTTCTTAGGGAGAATGCTATTCTCTGGTGAAGAAGTCCTTAAGCAAGCTAATGTACTATCTGGAGGCGAGAAAGTTCGTTGTATGCTTTCAAAGATGATGCTAAGCGGTGCCAATGTGCTTTTGCTTGATGAGCCTACAAACCACTTAGATTTAGAATCCATTACAGCTCTAAATAACGGGTTAATTAACTTTAAAGGCTCAATGATTTTTAGTTCTCATGACCAACAGTTTATCCGTACGATTGCAAATCGCGTCATTGAGTTAACGAGTGACGGGATTATTGATAAAGATTCTTATGAGGAATATTTGAAAGTAGCAAAATAA